In one window of Primulina tabacum isolate GXHZ01 chromosome 8, ASM2559414v2, whole genome shotgun sequence DNA:
- the LOC142554160 gene encoding LOW QUALITY PROTEIN: ATP-dependent Clp protease proteolytic subunit 6, chloroplastic-like (The sequence of the model RefSeq protein was modified relative to this genomic sequence to represent the inferred CDS: inserted 1 base in 1 codon) — protein sequence MQNLSKKPKSRSSLRVRSLLSPQKPSNMEVSAIGTPLNLAVASVRHRNSSSPSCYQRNLGLRPTVSALSSSYGDSSVLIFTNRASKLPSKVDQNDFFLSIFLISNGVIEAKKGNPPIMPAVMTPGGPLDLSTVLFRNRIIFIGQPVNSQVAQRVISQLVTLATIDELSDILIYLNCPGGSTYSILAIYDCMSWIKPKVGTVCFGVAASXGALLLAGGEKGMRYAMPNARIMVHQPQSGCGGHVEDVRRQVNEAVQSRHKLDKMYAAFSGRTLEEVQMYTERDRFLSVSEALEFGLIDGVLETEY from the exons atgcaAAATCTATCGAAGAAACCCAAAAGCCGGTCCTCACTTCGCGTCCGGAGCCTCCTATCCCCTCAGAAACCTAGCAACATGGAGGTATCGGCAATTGGGACACCATTGAATTTAGCTGTAGCTTCTGTTCGTCATAGAAATTCGTCCTCGCCATCATGTTATCAGAG AAATTTGGGGTTGAGACCTACAGTTTCAGCTCTTTCAAGCTCCTATGGTGATTCTTCTGTTCTCA TATTTACTAATAGAGCAAGCAAATTGCCATCAAAGGTTGACCAGAATGATTTTTTTT TAAGCATTTTTTTAATCAGTAATGGGGTTATAGAAGCCAAAAAGGGGAATCCGCCCATCATGCCTGCGGTGATGACCCCAGGCGGACCTTTGGATCTTTCTACAGTATTGTTCAGAAATCGTATAATCTTCATTGGGCAGCCAGTTAACTCGCAGGTGGCTCAGCGAGTTATATCACAACTAGTAACTTTGGCGACAATCGATGAACTATCAGATATTTTG ATTTATCTGAATTGCCCGGGTGGCAGCACCTACTCTATCTTAGCAATATATGACTGCATGTCCTGG ATTAAGCCCAAGGTTGGTACAGTATGTTTTGGAGTAGCTGCAA ACGGTGCGCTTCTTCTTGCTGGTGGAGAAAAGGGAATGCGGTATGCGATGCCAAACGCCCGTATTATGGTACATCAACCCCAAAGTGGGTGTGGG GGTCATGTGGAAGATGTACGTCGCCAAGTAAATGAAGCAGTTCAATCCCGCCAT AAACTTGACAAAATGTATGCTGCATTTAGTGGACGAACTCTTGAGGAGGTGCAAATGTACACAGAGAGAGACCGGTTCTTGTCTGTGTCTGAG GCTTTGGAGTTTGGGCTAATTGACGGGGTGCTGGAAACTGAATACTAA
- the LOC142554159 gene encoding uncharacterized protein LOC142554159 isoform X2, translated as MLPDWLDLKFSQCHNIGLRFIWLIMHLIVSIWYFLLSLVKALESFLISSGFLKSYRDLDISKVQYLAIVIDSEEAAHTTKVLHLLRWLEAIGIKKVCLYDTEGVLKESKEALTLWLKSEKISKETTSDPLLEQKYMSLEVISFSDGKHAVAKAANFLLEKYYSSPGTEKPKLTESDMTVALGAIGYGEPEPDLMLIYGPARCHLGFPAWRIRYAEMVYMGPLKSMKFGSLIKAIYRFTRVRQNYGK; from the exons ATGCTTCCGGATTGGCTCG ATCTAAAATTCTCTCAGTGTCACAATATCGGGCTACGTTTTATCTGGCTCATTATGCATCTGATCGTGAGTATATGGTACTTCTTGTTGAGTCTGGTCAAAGCACTCGAGAGTTTTCTTATCTCCAGTGGCTTCCTGAAGAGTTATAGAGATCTTGACATCAGTAAAGTTCAGTACCTGGCAATTGTTATAGATAGTGAAGAAGCCGCTCACACGACAAAAGTTCTGCACCTATTGAGGTGGCTTGAAGCTATTGGAATAAAGAAAGTTTGTCTGTATGATACAGAAG GAGTGCTGAAGGAATCTAAAGAAGCCCTCACTCTGTGGTTGAAAAGTGAAAAGATTTCCAAG GAAACTACGAGTGACCCACTTCTTGAGCAGAAATATATGAGTTTGGAAGTCATTTCTTTTTCAGATGGGAAACATGCAGTTGCCAAAGCTGCTAATTTTCTTCTAGAGAAGTATTATTCGAGTCCCGGTACTGAGAAGCCAAAATTGACGGAATCTGATATGACCGTTGCTCTTGGAGCGATAG GTTATGGGGAACCAGAACCTGATCTCATGTTGATTTATGGGCCCGCAAGATGTCACCTGGGATTTCCAGCTTGGAGAATTCGTTATGCTGAGATGGT GTACATGGGACCATTGAAGTCTATGAAATTCGGTTCCCTCATAAAAGCCATTTATAGGTTCACAAGGGTCCGTCAAAACTACG GTAAATGA
- the LOC142552556 gene encoding BURP domain protein USPL1-like, producing the protein MASLFGSLIFLLCSLLSLQRCLQVSEAHVKYLHKHVPVDPMRAATDHGDNHLQSRVENQGVDPEMNVFFHHDDLVIGKRIPIYFPRKEPPSASPRFLSREESDSIPFSTAQFPEILEFFSFPSDSKQAKAMKMTLHHCEAKPIRGETKICATSLESMLDFVNSVFGPGSKFKVLNTEYLNESISTLQNYTVHDNPSEIPASELVSCHRLPYPYAVFYCHAQVGDNVLYKVLVEGDDGGKVEAGAICHMDTSQWDPKHAGFRVLKTRPGAAPVCHFFPVDNLVFIPKSS; encoded by the exons ATGGCTTCCCTGTTTGGTTCGCTCATCTTCCTCCTCTGTTCCCTGCTTTCGCTTCAG CGCTGTCTCCAAGTATCCGAAGCACACGTGAAATATTTGCACAAACATGTACCTGTTGATCCCATGAGAGCTGCGACGGATCATGGAGATAACCATCTTCAATCACGGGTCGAAAATCAAGGCGTGGATCCTGAGATGAACGTGTTTTTTCACCACGATGATCTCGTGATCGGGAAGAGGATTCCCATCTATTTTCCAAGAAAAGAGCCTCCGTCAGCTTCTCCCCGTTTTCTTTCCAGAGAGGAATCCGACTCCATTCCTTTCTCCACAGCCCAATTCcccgaaattctcgaatttttcTCATTCCCATCGGATTCCAAACAAGCCAAAGCCATGAAGATGACGCTTCACCACTGTGAAGCTAAACCGATCAGAGGCGAGACTAAAATCTGCGCCACTTCTCTAGAATCCATGTTGGATTTCGTTAACTCCGTGTTCGGGCCCGGTTCGAAGTTCAAGGTATTGAATACCGAGTACCTGAATGAATCGATCTCCACTTTGCAGAACTACACAGTCCATGACAACCCGTCGGAGATTCCGGCTTCGGAACTGGTTTCGTGCCACAGATTgccgtacccttacgcggtttTCTACTGCCATGCTCAGGTGGGAGACAACGTGCTTTACAAGGTCCTGGTGGAAGGGGACGACGGTGGAAAAGTGGAAGCTGGAGCGATCTGCCATATGGATACCTCGCAGTGGGATCCGAAGCATGCCGGCTTTCGGGTTCTGAAAACTCGGCCGGGTGCGGCGCCTGTGTGCCATTTCTTCCCAGTCGATAATCTTGTATTTATTCCTAAGTCGAGTTGA
- the LOC142554159 gene encoding uncharacterized protein LOC142554159 isoform X1, producing MLKVDFVRLVVFLRWIESAILDLGDEMQKVCFRIGSCHNIGLRFIWLIMHLIVSIWYFLLSLVKALESFLISSGFLKSYRDLDISKVQYLAIVIDSEEAAHTTKVLHLLRWLEAIGIKKVCLYDTEGVLKESKEALTLWLKSEKISKETTSDPLLEQKYMSLEVISFSDGKHAVAKAANFLLEKYYSSPGTEKPKLTESDMTVALGAIGYGEPEPDLMLIYGPARCHLGFPAWRIRYAEMVYMGPLKSMKFGSLIKAIYRFTRVRQNYGK from the exons ATGCTGAAGGTTGACTTCGTTCGTTTGGTCGTGTTCCTTCGGTGGATTGAATCAGC AATATTGGACTTAGGGGATGAAATGCAGAAGGTATGCTTCCGGATTGGCTCG TGTCACAATATCGGGCTACGTTTTATCTGGCTCATTATGCATCTGATCGTGAGTATATGGTACTTCTTGTTGAGTCTGGTCAAAGCACTCGAGAGTTTTCTTATCTCCAGTGGCTTCCTGAAGAGTTATAGAGATCTTGACATCAGTAAAGTTCAGTACCTGGCAATTGTTATAGATAGTGAAGAAGCCGCTCACACGACAAAAGTTCTGCACCTATTGAGGTGGCTTGAAGCTATTGGAATAAAGAAAGTTTGTCTGTATGATACAGAAG GAGTGCTGAAGGAATCTAAAGAAGCCCTCACTCTGTGGTTGAAAAGTGAAAAGATTTCCAAG GAAACTACGAGTGACCCACTTCTTGAGCAGAAATATATGAGTTTGGAAGTCATTTCTTTTTCAGATGGGAAACATGCAGTTGCCAAAGCTGCTAATTTTCTTCTAGAGAAGTATTATTCGAGTCCCGGTACTGAGAAGCCAAAATTGACGGAATCTGATATGACCGTTGCTCTTGGAGCGATAG GTTATGGGGAACCAGAACCTGATCTCATGTTGATTTATGGGCCCGCAAGATGTCACCTGGGATTTCCAGCTTGGAGAATTCGTTATGCTGAGATGGT GTACATGGGACCATTGAAGTCTATGAAATTCGGTTCCCTCATAAAAGCCATTTATAGGTTCACAAGGGTCCGTCAAAACTACG GTAAATGA